gagcatGACACTGAAGATAGGGACAATAACCAGGAGAGAAAACTAAGGTGAGTCACACAATAGATAGGATGCTTCATGTCGGATACTGCTAtatcatggatttttaaaaaccaaattattCAAATTTATCCTTACATTTTTTTGGTCTTGAAAGTATTTACTAAATGTGACAtaaggtgggcagcccaggtggctcagtggtttagtgctgccttcggcccagggcctgatcctgaagacccaggatcgagtcccatgttgggctccttgcatggagcctacttctcctgtGTCtacctacctgtgtctctgcccccccatgaataaatgaataaataaataaatgaataaataaataaaatctcataaataaataaataaataaataaataaatgtgacatAATGTGTCCATTTTGGAAACAGCATAAAGAAACCTCATATATTAATCATCTTCGTTTACATAATAGCTGTGGTCAAGTCCACTTTATGGAGTATATagtattttaacttttcaaaCGATTCAGAAAGGGTAGGAAACCTTCATTttgctaaaaattataaaataattctaatatcCTAATATTGATTActaagaaataattaataaattttttttttttttttacagaagtcaTGTGGTAGAAAAACCTTGTGAAAGCAAAGAGGGTCATCAGAGTGGAGAAACCATCAGCCAGACTCCAGATCTTAATCTGAACAAGAAAAGTCCTGGAGTAAAACCACCTGAAGGTCACCAGTGTGGAGACACCATCACCCAAATTCCAGATCTTAATCTCAACAAGAAAAGTTCTTCTGGAGTAAAACCACCTGAAGGTCGTCAGTGTGGAGAAACCATCACCCAGATTCCAGGTATTAATCTGAACAAGAAAACACCTTCTGGACTAAAACCATGTGAATGTAGCGTGTGTGGAAAAGTCTTTGTGCGTCACTCATCCCTTAATAGGCACATCAGATCTCACACTGGACACAAGCCGTATGAGTATCACGAGTATGAAGAGAAGCCATATAAGTgcaaggaatgtgggaaagccttcagttACCGCAAATCTGTTCACAGACACGAAAGGactcacactggagaaaaaccctatgaatgtcaggaatgtgggaaagctttcaCGTGGCTCACAACTTTTCGAAGACACATGATAACTCACACAGGAGATGGACCTtataaatgtaaggaatgtgggaaagcttttAGTTGTTCAACTTCATTGCGAACACATGAAAGgactcacactggagagaaaccctatcaGTGTCAACAGTGTGGTAAATCCCTCAGATCCCCACTGGGTTTACGAATACATGAAAGAaatcacactggagagaaaccctatgaatgtaagcaGTGTGGGAAAGCCCTCAGTTGCCCCAGTTCCTTTCGAAGACATGAAAGGACTCACACTGCAGAGAAGCAGTATGAATGTAAACAATGTGAGAAAACGTTCAGTTCTCCTCTAGGTTTGCGAATACATGAAAgaattcacacaggagagaaaccttacgaatgtaaagaatgtgggaaagccttcattTCTCTGTCAAGCATTCGGACACACATGATAACACACACTGGAGATGGACCTtataaatgtaaggaatgtgggaaagccttcattTGTCCCAGTTCCTTTCGATCACATGAAAGGACGCACACcggagagaaaccctatgaatgtaaacAGTGTGGTAAAACCTTCAGTTGGCCCAGTTCCTTTCGAATACATGAAAgaactcacactggagagaaaccttatgaatgtaaggaatgtggcaaAACCTTCATTTATCGCACAACCTTTCAGGGACACATGAGAAAgcacactggagagaagccctataaatgtaaagaatgtgggaaagcctttattTCTCCGTCAAGTGTTCGAACACACATGATCATGCACACTGGAGATGGGCCTTATAAATGTAAGGAATGCGGGAAAGCCTTCAATTTTCCCAGTTCATTTCGAATACATGAGAGaactcacacaggagagaagcctTATGAATGTAAACAATGTGGTAGAGCCTTCAGTTGTTACACATCCTTTCGAACACATGAAAAAactcacactggagaaaaaccctatgaatgtaaggaatgtggaaaagccttcatTTATCGCACTACCTTTCGAGGACATGTGAGAAtgcacactggagagaaaccatacaaatgtaaagaatgtgggaaagccttcagtcGCCCCAATTCATTTCGAAGGCATGAAAGATCTCATACTGAATAGAAACCTCTTGAATGTAAGCAGTGTGGGTAAACATCAATTGACCTTCATCCTTACATGTGAAAACCCCCATTGGAAAGAAATCTAATATAAGCAAGCCTGATACATGGATTCATGTATAATGCTCCAGAAAACTGTAAATGAAAGAATCATTATAAAAGTTATAGATATATTGTCTTTATCAGTGCCTCATTCTTAAAGTGGATCTTTGGACTAAATGAACATTGAGGTGAGATAATTCTGTAAGTACTCTATTACTGTTTAAAGGCTAATAGATGTTTGTTTTCTCCTTAAAtcagttaatatttttctttttccattttggaGTTCGACCATGGGTGAATTGAAGTGGTTTCTAAATGTGCAAGtaggtttaatttttatttaatgtcttaTTTGAATTATCGATGAATGACACTTTAGTATTTGTTGGGATTTTCCTACTGGCCTTCTGTGTCAGCTACTGGATATCTTTTACCCATCATATATTCCATCTTTCTTAGGAGAAAATCAATTCTTGTTTTGGCTTAAAAGAGCCTTATTCTGTTTTCCTTGCTAATAAAAAGATGGTATAAATCTGTAAATATGCAAAGTTTATTATTAAGTATAGTCTGATCAATTATTTCCATCTTTTGCCCTTTGCCATTCCTTCTGGCTAGGATTTGAATAATTAACTTTGCATTAAGACAAACCAATTATCggataataaaatacagaattggAGGTGGCTCTCCTAAATTGTGTTTCGTCACTTGGGTAATGTAATATATTCTAGAATCTGTTTCCTTTGTGATTCTATGTTAGTATTTACCTGAAGCCTCACTTGCATGAGATTTGGAAGGCAGCAGTACTGGAGGAATTAGGTTTCAGAGCCaccatacagagagagacagctgCGTAGGAGCTTTGAGGATACCTGCTTGCAGCTTATTTTCCTGATCCCTTGCCCTGCCAATTACGAGCATCCTCAGAACAATTAACTGCTCATCTTCCATTTCTCAGAAGTGTAGGTTTACACACATACCTTCACAAGTTTACATCAAAGATCCATGACAGTTTGTATTTTCCTGCAAGCCCTCATGTGTCTACCAGGCAACTAATTTGAACTTC
The nucleotide sequence above comes from Canis aureus isolate CA01 chromosome 19, VMU_Caureus_v.1.0, whole genome shotgun sequence. Encoded proteins:
- the LOC144290513 gene encoding LOW QUALITY PROTEIN: uncharacterized protein LOC144290513 (The sequence of the model RefSeq protein was modified relative to this genomic sequence to represent the inferred CDS: inserted 2 bases in 1 codon; substituted 1 base at 1 genomic stop codon) produces the protein MDSVTFEDVAVSFTLEEWALLDSSQKKLYRDVMRETFRNLSSIGKKWKEHDTEDRDNNQERKLRSHVVEKPCESKEGHQSGETISQTPDLNLNKKSPGVKPPEGHQCGDTITQIPDLNLNKKSSSGVKPPEGRQCGETITQIPGINLNKKTPSGLKPCECSVCGKVFVRHSSLNRHIRSHTGHKPYEYHEYEEKPYKCKECGKAFSYRKSVHRHERTHTGEKPYECQECGKAFTWLTTFRRHMITHTGDGPYKCKECGKAFSCSTSLRTHERTHTGEKPYQCQQCGKSLRSPLGLRIHERNHTGEKPYECKQCGKALSCPSSFRRHERTHTAEKQYECKQCEKTFSSPLGLRIHERIHTGEKPYECKECGKAFISLSSIRTHMITHTGDGPYKCKECGKAFICPSSFRSHERTHTGEKPYECKQCGKTFSWPSSFRIHERTHTGEKPYECKECGKTFIYRTTFQGHMRKHTGEKPYKCKECGKAFISPSSVRTHMIMHTGDGPYKCKECGKAFNFPSSFRIHERTHTGEKPYECKQXVVEPSVVTHPFEHMKKLTLEKNPMNVRNVEKPSFIALPFEDMXECTLERNHTNVKNVGKPSVAPIHFEGMKDLILNRNLLNVSSVGKHQLTFILTCENPHWKEI